A window from Leptothermofonsia sichuanensis E412 encodes these proteins:
- the ttcA gene encoding tRNA 2-thiocytidine(32) synthetase TtcA — METATSRLTGPRSKPLIRLQTQLRHQVGRAIEDYTMIEAGDRVMVCLSGGKDSHTLLDILLQLQRCAPIRFEILAVNLDQKQPGFPAHVLPNYLEAIGVPYRIVEADTYRVVKQVIPEGKTMCGLCSRLRRGILYRVAREEGATKIALGHHRNDIVETLFLNLFFTGQLKAMPPKLLSDDGHHVVIRPLAYCSESDIQQYADLRQFPIIPCQLCGSQETLQRTQIKQMLQTWEQEHPGRTETLFRSLQNVSPSHLADPRWFDFAHLKASPTEL; from the coding sequence ATGGAAACAGCAACTTCGCGCTTAACCGGACCTCGCTCAAAACCACTGATCAGGCTACAAACTCAGTTGCGCCATCAGGTTGGCAGGGCAATTGAGGACTATACCATGATTGAGGCGGGCGATCGCGTCATGGTTTGCCTTTCGGGTGGTAAAGACTCCCACACCCTGCTGGATATATTGCTGCAACTTCAGCGATGCGCTCCGATAAGGTTTGAGATACTGGCAGTCAATCTGGATCAGAAGCAGCCAGGATTTCCTGCCCATGTCCTGCCAAACTATTTGGAGGCGATCGGCGTTCCCTACCGCATTGTGGAAGCCGATACCTATCGCGTCGTCAAACAAGTTATCCCAGAAGGGAAAACTATGTGTGGGCTTTGCTCCCGGTTACGTCGAGGCATCCTCTATCGAGTAGCCCGCGAAGAAGGGGCGACCAAAATTGCCCTGGGACACCACCGGAACGACATCGTTGAAACCCTCTTCCTCAACCTGTTTTTTACCGGACAACTCAAAGCAATGCCCCCCAAACTGTTAAGTGATGATGGGCACCATGTCGTTATCCGTCCCCTGGCATACTGTTCAGAATCCGATATTCAGCAATACGCAGACCTGCGGCAGTTTCCTATTATTCCCTGTCAACTGTGTGGTTCTCAGGAGACTCTACAGCGTACCCAGATCAAACAAATGTTGCAAACCTGGGAACAGGAACACCCCGGTCGTACTGAAACCCTCTTCCGCAGCCTGCAAAATGTTTCTCCGTCCCATTTAGCCGATCCCCGGTGGTTCGATTTCGCTCACCTGAAAGCCAGCCCCACTGAGCTATAG
- a CDS encoding type IV pilin-like G/H family protein: MKSEFKAKFIQHLAQKKQEEGFTLIELLVVIIIIGILAAIALPSFLNQANKAKESESKQYVGSMNRTQQAYFLEKNTFTNNIGLLGLGIKTDSTNYSYAIPEVGNTAVKNVSYPKNTTTLRAHTGGVQIGVTSETAGQGEATTLAILCQSPRPSAGNPAGVGFSAATSSAGPSCASTFEPLLN; this comes from the coding sequence ATGAAATCTGAATTCAAAGCAAAATTCATCCAGCACCTGGCTCAAAAGAAGCAAGAAGAAGGCTTCACCCTGATTGAACTGCTGGTTGTAATCATCATCATCGGTATTCTGGCTGCTATTGCGTTGCCTTCCTTCCTGAACCAGGCAAACAAAGCGAAGGAATCTGAGTCCAAGCAGTATGTAGGTTCCATGAACCGTACCCAGCAGGCTTACTTCCTGGAGAAAAATACGTTCACCAACAATATTGGTCTCCTGGGTCTGGGTATTAAGACCGACAGCACCAACTACTCCTATGCCATCCCAGAAGTAGGTAACACTGCGGTTAAAAACGTGTCCTATCCCAAAAATACGACCACTCTGCGGGCACACACTGGTGGGGTTCAGATCGGTGTAACCTCTGAAACCGCTGGACAGGGCGAAGCAACCACCCTGGCAATTCTGTGCCAAAGCCCCAGACCCTCTGCTGGTAACCCGGCTGGGGTAGGCTTCTCTGCTGCAACCTCCAGCGCTGGTCCTAGCTGCGCCAGCACCTTCGAACCTCTGCTCAACTAA